A genomic window from Tolypothrix sp. PCC 7910 includes:
- a CDS encoding TIGR04283 family arsenosugar biosynthesis glycosyltransferase gives MSNHETISINIPKLSIIIPALNEAANIADAIITTQGSINTEVIVVDGGSQDETVAIAQSLGAKVIFASPGRAVQMNAGAVAASGEILLFLHADTRLPAGFDGMIRTALQSPKTVTGAFKLRIDASSWGIRLVEWGVNLRSHFLQMPYGDQAIFITKSIFQEIGCFPELPIMEDFELIRRLKRIGKITIIPVPVITSARRWLKKGIFQTTLINQVVIIAYLLGVSPERIRIWYRQGKFRKI, from the coding sequence TTGTCAAATCATGAAACTATCTCTATAAACATTCCTAAACTTTCGATTATTATTCCCGCGTTAAATGAGGCTGCAAATATTGCAGATGCAATTATCACTACTCAAGGCAGTATAAATACAGAAGTCATTGTGGTTGATGGTGGCTCTCAAGATGAGACTGTAGCCATAGCTCAGTCATTAGGTGCAAAAGTTATCTTCGCATCTCCTGGGCGGGCGGTGCAAATGAATGCGGGTGCTGTAGCTGCTAGTGGTGAAATTCTGCTATTTCTCCACGCAGATACCCGCTTACCTGCTGGCTTTGATGGAATGATTCGCACTGCGCTACAATCACCAAAAACAGTGACGGGTGCATTTAAGTTGCGGATTGATGCATCATCTTGGGGTATTAGGTTGGTGGAATGGGGAGTAAATTTGCGATCGCATTTTCTCCAAATGCCTTATGGCGATCAAGCTATTTTTATCACTAAGTCGATATTTCAGGAAATAGGCTGTTTCCCTGAATTGCCGATTATGGAAGACTTTGAACTCATTCGCCGTTTAAAACGCATTGGTAAAATTACAATTATTCCTGTACCTGTTATCACATCTGCGCGGCGATGGCTGAAAAAGGGAATTTTTCAAACCACCCTAATTAATCAAGTTGTAATTATCGCTTATTTACTGGGCGTATCACCTGAGCGAATTCGGATCTGGTATCGCCAGGGAAAATTTAGAAAGATTTAA
- a CDS encoding Uma2 family endonuclease yields the protein MVASPEIYLTPEQYLQMEENSDIKHEYIDGYIYAMAEALDPHVTIALNLATLVRNHVRGSGCRVYIADMKARIESLNRYYYPDVIVTCDERDRETPADKKFPCLIVEVLSNSTEAFDRGDKFADYQTLESLQEYVLINTKRQRVECFRRNEQGLWVLQSYTAADQSFQLQSIKFEGTMADLYEDVVFETPESA from the coding sequence ATGGTTGCTTCACCTGAAATCTACCTCACCCCTGAACAATACCTGCAAATGGAGGAAAACAGCGACATCAAGCATGAATACATCGACGGCTACATTTACGCAATGGCTGAAGCGCTTGACCCTCATGTTACGATTGCTCTCAACCTTGCTACCCTTGTCCGTAATCATGTACGCGGTTCAGGCTGTCGTGTTTACATTGCTGATATGAAAGCACGCATCGAATCTCTGAATCGATATTACTATCCTGATGTGATTGTGACTTGCGACGAACGCGATCGCGAAACTCCTGCTGATAAAAAATTTCCCTGTTTAATTGTCGAAGTTTTATCTAACTCTACCGAAGCCTTTGACCGCGGAGATAAATTCGCTGATTACCAAACTTTAGAAAGTCTGCAAGAGTACGTTTTAATTAACACCAAACGTCAGCGAGTTGAGTGTTTCCGCCGCAATGAGCAAGGTTTATGGGTTTTACAGTCTTACACAGCCGCAGATCAATCATTTCAACTACAGAGTATTAAATTTGAAGGTACAATGGCTGACCTTTATGAAGATGTAGTATTTGAAACCCCTGAATCAGCCTGA
- a CDS encoding TVP38/TMEM64 family protein — MPKRQLYPKLKFLLLSCLVATLIIASQHLNIQEILHTLITWVNSLGYFGPIAFIAIYNLATLLFIPGSILTLKGGCLFGVFWGSIYVIIAATIGATLAFLIGRYLSRDWVAKQLEKHPKFKAIDLAVSQAGWKIVLLTRLSPIFPFNLLNYAFGVTQVSLKDYILGSMGIIPGSVMYVYIGSLATNLTMLNTSNHPQNSPAQIGEWVIQIVGLIATVAVTIYITKVAQKALQQTVATVDITDDRSNEK; from the coding sequence ATGCCAAAGCGCCAATTGTATCCTAAACTAAAATTTTTACTATTAAGTTGTCTAGTTGCCACACTTATAATCGCTAGCCAACATCTCAACATCCAAGAAATCTTACATACATTAATAACATGGGTCAATAGCCTGGGTTATTTTGGCCCGATTGCTTTTATCGCCATTTACAACTTAGCAACTTTATTGTTTATACCAGGTTCTATTTTGACATTAAAGGGCGGTTGTTTATTTGGTGTCTTTTGGGGTTCTATTTATGTCATAATTGCTGCCACTATTGGAGCTACTTTAGCTTTCTTAATTGGTCGCTATCTTTCACGGGATTGGGTAGCTAAACAACTAGAAAAACATCCTAAATTTAAAGCGATTGATTTAGCTGTCTCACAAGCAGGATGGAAAATTGTCCTACTAACTCGCCTATCTCCTATCTTTCCTTTTAATTTATTAAATTATGCATTTGGAGTCACACAAGTTTCCCTCAAAGATTATATCTTAGGCTCTATGGGCATCATTCCGGGAAGTGTGATGTACGTTTACATCGGCTCATTAGCGACGAATCTGACGATGCTGAATACAAGCAATCATCCTCAAAATTCCCCAGCTCAAATTGGGGAATGGGTGATACAAATAGTGGGGTTAATTGCTACGGTGGCTGTGACTATATATATAACCAAAGTTGCTCAAAAAGCTCTCCAACAAACTGTAGCAACAGTCGATATTACTGATGATAGAAGTAACGAAAAGTAA
- a CDS encoding malectin domain-containing carbohydrate-binding protein: protein MVTIRRINTGGAAYTDTQGNLWEADNYFSGGNVYSTTAAIANTVEDPLYQNERWLDKFSYAIPVENGDYTVKLKFSELFWTEPGQRVFDVKAENQLVIDDLDIFKEAGGINIALDKSFKLKVTDGTLNLDFLASINNAKIDGIEIIPVGTTPTPTPTPTGKTIRINAGGKAYTDSQGNVWSADNYFDVGNTYEITSAIANTVEDPIYQDLRWLNKFSYAIPVENGDYTVKLKFSETYWAEAGKRVFDVSAENQLKIDDLDVFKAAGGKNIAIDQSFNVKVADGSLNLDFLASVNNAIINGIEITPATTPTPTGKTIRINAGGKAYTDSQGNVWSADNYFDVGNTYEITSAIANTVEDPIYQDLRWLNKFSYAIPVENGDYTVKLKFSETYWAEAGKRVFDVSAENQLKIDDLDVFKAAGGKNIAIDQSFNVKVADGSLNLDFLASVNNAIINGIEITPATTPTPTPTPTPTPGAIRINVGGPAYTDTKGNKWDADQTQYVVGDSNIYTTTAEIGKTEDDPIYRDDRYAQNLAYEIPVAAGNYRVNLHFAENYFTDFNDRIFDVSIEGQKVFSDVDIFKQSKNAFFTGNNSALVLSVPTVSVSDGKLNLNLDASVNNALLSGLEIIPLTGPQVILQQTQGRTEVTEGGAGDSYSLVLNTQPTTNVTINVVKGDRLVTDKTSLTFTPANWNVPQTVTVNVVDDKIAQGIENLTISHTISTTDSNYQNLTIPELPVTVNDNDIVAISFTKKTVASIGAPSTAAWGPDGRLYVGTYSGEIRAYTFDEKYNVTNTQIITTIKDKAGNKPNILGIAFNPYDQSGSPSIYVAHTRLYGNGGGAFPKTEQSFYSGQVSILDGPNFSNLTALVTGLPTSNQDHGINALTFDQKGDLYINVGSNTNAGVTNDNIGGLPESPLSAAILKAEISKLGFKGAIKYVLQNPLPPGYEIPSGLTFNPADSQAFGDVANVVPGSDVSVYASGLRNPFGAVFTTKGLLYATDNGHNPGFGELSTSATTSIPAPGAPDELNLIKKGEYYGSPNRNRGRTDDRQNVFYGPDKPSIPGVYTAPLTTFASSTNGIDEYRATTFQGQLRGNLIAQQWNQKLYSVTLSADGTQVIKNTVLNADSPVADGLSVVTGPGGAILGIDYADNVITAAIPDDLYIVDTTAYDIFPWRAPAAGGNTFVIGGKNFGNLGNTEVSIGGQVAKLTSVSSQRISGILPNFTTNQFSDSNGDGLLDVSVYSNGKLSVITDAFAPLNGSAIFV from the coding sequence ATGGTTACCATCCGGAGAATCAATACAGGTGGTGCAGCTTACACCGATACCCAGGGTAATCTCTGGGAAGCTGATAATTATTTTTCTGGCGGTAACGTATATAGTACAACTGCAGCGATCGCCAATACTGTTGAAGATCCTCTTTATCAAAACGAACGTTGGTTAGATAAATTTTCCTATGCCATTCCTGTTGAGAACGGCGACTACACAGTTAAGCTCAAGTTTTCCGAACTCTTCTGGACTGAACCTGGACAACGCGTCTTTGATGTGAAAGCCGAAAATCAGTTAGTCATTGATGACTTGGATATTTTTAAAGAAGCGGGCGGTATTAACATCGCCTTGGACAAGTCTTTTAAGCTTAAAGTCACTGATGGCACACTGAATTTAGATTTCTTGGCTAGTATCAACAATGCCAAAATCGACGGGATTGAAATCATTCCTGTAGGTACAACTCCTACACCCACACCCACGCCAACAGGCAAGACAATTCGCATTAACGCAGGTGGTAAGGCTTATACCGATAGCCAAGGTAATGTTTGGAGTGCAGATAATTATTTTGATGTCGGTAACACCTATGAGATAACATCTGCGATCGCTAATACTGTTGAAGACCCTATTTATCAAGACCTACGTTGGTTAAATAAATTTTCCTATGCCATTCCCGTTGAGAACGGCGACTACACAGTTAAGCTCAAGTTTTCCGAAACCTACTGGGCTGAAGCGGGAAAACGTGTCTTTGATGTAAGTGCTGAAAATCAGCTAAAAATTGACGACTTAGATGTTTTTAAAGCTGCAGGTGGCAAGAACATCGCTATAGATCAGTCCTTTAATGTCAAAGTCGCTGATGGCTCACTGAATTTAGATTTCTTAGCCAGTGTCAACAATGCCATCATCAACGGGATTGAAATTACTCCAGCCACCACACCCACGCCAACAGGCAAGACAATTCGCATTAACGCAGGTGGTAAGGCTTATACCGATAGCCAAGGTAATGTTTGGAGTGCAGATAATTATTTTGATGTCGGTAACACCTATGAGATAACATCTGCGATCGCTAATACTGTTGAAGACCCTATTTATCAAGACCTACGTTGGTTAAATAAATTTTCCTATGCCATTCCCGTTGAGAACGGCGACTACACAGTTAAGCTCAAGTTTTCCGAAACCTACTGGGCTGAAGCGGGAAAACGTGTCTTTGATGTAAGTGCTGAAAATCAGCTAAAAATTGACGACTTAGATGTTTTTAAAGCTGCAGGTGGCAAGAACATCGCTATAGATCAGTCCTTTAATGTCAAAGTCGCTGATGGCTCACTGAATTTAGATTTCTTAGCCAGTGTCAACAATGCCATCATCAACGGGATTGAAATTACTCCAGCCACCACACCCACACCCACGCCAACCCCAACCCCAACACCAGGAGCCATTCGGATCAATGTAGGTGGCCCAGCTTACACTGATACCAAAGGTAACAAGTGGGATGCAGATCAAACGCAATATGTGGTTGGTGACAGTAACATCTATACCACCACTGCGGAAATTGGTAAGACAGAAGATGATCCTATATATCGAGATGATCGATATGCACAAAACCTGGCTTACGAGATTCCCGTAGCCGCTGGTAACTACAGAGTAAATCTGCACTTTGCTGAGAATTATTTCACTGACTTTAATGACCGCATCTTTGATGTTTCTATAGAAGGTCAGAAGGTATTCTCTGACGTAGACATTTTTAAACAATCTAAAAATGCGTTCTTCACGGGGAATAACTCAGCGCTAGTACTATCTGTGCCTACTGTGAGTGTTAGCGATGGCAAGCTGAATCTTAATTTGGATGCCAGCGTTAACAATGCTCTCCTCTCTGGGCTAGAAATCATACCACTCACTGGCCCTCAGGTGATTTTGCAACAAACACAAGGTAGAACTGAGGTTACAGAAGGAGGTGCTGGTGATAGTTATTCATTAGTTCTGAATACACAACCGACAACAAATGTCACCATTAATGTAGTTAAAGGCGATCGCTTAGTTACAGACAAGACTAGCCTGACCTTTACTCCTGCTAACTGGAATGTTCCCCAAACGGTAACTGTCAATGTAGTTGATGACAAAATAGCCCAAGGTATCGAAAACCTTACTATTTCTCATACTATCTCCACCACAGATAGCAACTATCAAAATCTCACCATTCCAGAACTCCCTGTCACTGTCAACGATAATGATATTGTTGCCATCAGCTTCACTAAGAAAACAGTAGCGTCAATAGGTGCGCCCTCAACCGCAGCTTGGGGGCCAGATGGTAGATTGTATGTAGGTACTTACAGTGGTGAAATCAGAGCTTATACCTTTGATGAAAAGTACAATGTTACCAATACCCAAATCATCACCACAATAAAGGACAAAGCTGGTAATAAACCAAACATATTGGGTATTGCTTTTAACCCTTACGATCAATCTGGTTCTCCCAGTATTTACGTTGCCCATACAAGGCTTTATGGCAACGGTGGTGGTGCATTTCCAAAAACAGAACAGTCATTTTATAGCGGTCAAGTTTCCATATTAGATGGGCCGAATTTCTCCAACTTGACAGCTTTAGTCACAGGCCTACCAACTTCCAATCAAGACCACGGGATCAATGCTTTAACATTCGATCAAAAAGGCGATTTATACATCAATGTTGGTAGTAATACTAATGCTGGGGTTACCAATGACAATATAGGTGGTTTACCAGAATCGCCTTTGTCTGCGGCTATCTTAAAAGCGGAGATTTCCAAACTTGGCTTCAAGGGTGCTATCAAATATGTTCTACAAAATCCGCTACCACCAGGTTATGAAATCCCATCAGGATTAACTTTTAATCCCGCAGATAGTCAAGCATTTGGTGATGTTGCCAATGTTGTACCGGGTAGCGACGTTTCAGTATATGCAAGTGGGCTGCGTAATCCCTTTGGCGCAGTTTTTACTACCAAAGGATTGCTTTATGCTACTGATAATGGTCATAACCCAGGCTTTGGAGAACTTTCTACCTCAGCTACAACTTCTATCCCTGCACCCGGTGCGCCAGATGAACTAAACCTGATCAAAAAAGGTGAATACTACGGTTCTCCTAACCGCAATCGTGGACGCACTGACGATCGCCAAAATGTTTTTTATGGGCCAGATAAACCAAGCATTCCTGGTGTTTATACAGCGCCACTCACAACTTTTGCTTCTTCAACTAATGGCATTGATGAATATCGTGCAACAACCTTCCAAGGCCAATTGCGTGGCAATTTAATTGCACAGCAATGGAATCAAAAACTCTACAGCGTAACTTTATCAGCAGATGGGACACAAGTTATCAAAAATACAGTTCTCAATGCTGATTCTCCTGTAGCAGATGGTTTAAGTGTAGTAACTGGGCCTGGAGGTGCGATTCTCGGTATTGATTATGCTGATAATGTAATTACCGCTGCGATTCCGGATGATCTTTACATAGTAGATACTACTGCTTATGATATCTTCCCTTGGAGGGCACCAGCAGCAGGTGGTAATACATTTGTGATTGGCGGTAAAAACTTTGGTAACTTAGGAAATACTGAAGTTTCAATTGGCGGACAAGTTGCAAAACTAACTTCAGTTTCATCCCAAAGAATTTCCGGAATTCTCCCCAACTTTACCACAAACCAATTCAGTGATTCCAATGGCGATGGACTGTTAGATGTAAGTGTGTATAGTAATGGTAAATTATCTGTAATTACAGATGCATTCGCACCATTAAATGGCAGTGCAATCTTTGTTTAA